Proteins from one Gibbsiella quercinecans genomic window:
- the modB gene encoding molybdate ABC transporter permease subunit, whose protein sequence is MMLSEYEWQAVELSLKVSVVAVIGSLPLGILMAWILVRCRFPGKSLLDSVIHLPLVLPPVVIGYLLLVAMGRRGVIGEWLYDWFGFSFSFSWRGAALASAVVAFPLMVRAIRLALEAIDTRLEQAARTLGANPWRVFFTITLPLSLPGIIVGVVLAFARSLGEFGATITFVSNIPGETRTIPLAMYTLIETPGAEAAAARLCVIAIVLSLASLLISEWLSRWGRKRLGV, encoded by the coding sequence ATGATGCTGAGCGAGTATGAGTGGCAGGCGGTTGAACTGAGCCTCAAAGTCTCGGTGGTGGCGGTGATCGGCAGTTTGCCACTGGGCATATTGATGGCCTGGATCCTGGTGCGCTGCCGGTTCCCTGGGAAATCGCTGCTGGACAGCGTGATTCATCTGCCGTTGGTGCTGCCGCCGGTGGTGATCGGCTATTTACTGCTGGTCGCCATGGGGCGGCGCGGCGTGATCGGCGAATGGCTGTATGACTGGTTCGGCTTTAGCTTCAGTTTTAGCTGGCGCGGCGCCGCACTGGCTTCGGCGGTGGTGGCGTTTCCGCTGATGGTGCGTGCCATCCGGCTGGCGTTGGAGGCGATCGATACCCGTTTGGAGCAGGCGGCGCGCACGCTGGGCGCCAACCCATGGCGGGTGTTTTTCACTATTACGCTGCCGCTCTCCCTGCCGGGTATTATTGTCGGCGTGGTGCTGGCCTTTGCCCGTTCGCTGGGGGAGTTTGGCGCCACCATTACCTTCGTTTCCAACATTCCGGGGGAAACCCGCACTATTCCGCTGGCGATGTATACCCTGATTGAAACGCCGGGAGCGGAAGCGGCAGCGGCGCGCCTGTGCGTGATAGCCATCGTGCTTTCCCTGGCTTCTTTGTTGATATCCGAATGGCTGTCCCGCTGGGGCCGTAAGCGGTTAGGGGTGTAG
- the modA gene encoding molybdate ABC transporter substrate-binding protein: MKKQWTKWIGGMVLASGMVMQASAADKITVFAAASLTNALQDIATQYQHGKDVQVVSSFASSSTLARQIEQGAPADMFISADQQWMDYAIDKQQMVKETRYTLLGNELVLIAAQDSKQDKLTISKQTDWTKLLNGSRLAVGDPDHVPAGIYAKEALGNLGAWAVLEPKLARANNVRSAMALVERGEAPLGIVYGSDAVASNKVKVVGVFPEDSHKPVEYPMAIVKDRQIPAVTAFYDYLKGPEAAVVFKKYGFTPR; the protein is encoded by the coding sequence ATGAAAAAGCAATGGACCAAATGGATCGGCGGTATGGTGTTGGCTTCCGGCATGGTGATGCAGGCGTCGGCGGCGGATAAAATCACGGTATTTGCAGCGGCTTCGCTGACCAATGCGCTGCAGGATATCGCGACACAGTATCAGCATGGCAAGGATGTGCAGGTTGTTTCTTCTTTCGCTTCTTCTTCCACGCTGGCGCGCCAGATTGAACAAGGCGCGCCGGCCGATATGTTTATCTCAGCCGATCAGCAGTGGATGGATTACGCCATTGATAAACAGCAAATGGTGAAAGAAACCCGTTACACCCTGTTGGGCAATGAGCTGGTGCTGATCGCCGCACAAGACAGCAAACAGGACAAACTGACCATTTCCAAACAGACGGACTGGACCAAACTGCTTAACGGCAGCCGCCTGGCGGTGGGCGATCCGGATCACGTGCCGGCGGGTATCTATGCCAAAGAAGCGTTAGGTAATCTTGGTGCCTGGGCGGTGCTGGAGCCTAAACTGGCGCGCGCCAATAACGTGCGCAGCGCGATGGCGCTGGTGGAGCGTGGTGAAGCGCCGCTAGGCATCGTCTACGGTTCCGATGCCGTTGCCAGCAACAAGGTGAAAGTCGTCGGCGTCTTCCCGGAAGACAGCCACAAGCCGGTTGAATACCCAATGGCGATTGTTAAGGATCGCCAGATCCCTGCCGTCACCGCGTTCTATGACTACCTGAAGGGCCCGGAAGCGGCCGTCGTGTTTAAAAAATATGGCTTTACCCCACGCTAA
- a CDS encoding AcrZ family multidrug efflux pump-associated protein, translating to MLELLKSLLFAVVMVPVVMAIILGLIYGLGEVFNVLSKVGHSSEKSSQATQQK from the coding sequence ATGCTGGAACTATTAAAAAGTCTGTTATTCGCCGTGGTAATGGTGCCGGTTGTGATGGCCATTATCCTTGGCCTGATCTATGGCCTGGGTGAGGTTTTCAACGTGTTGTCTAAAGTGGGCCATTCAAGCGAAAAATCTAGCCAGGCCACACAGCAAAAATAA
- the modE gene encoding molybdenum-dependent transcriptional regulator produces the protein MQAEILLTIKLQQKLFADPRRIALLKQVLNSGSISQGAKLAGISYKSAWDAINEMNQLADHPVVESVTGGKGGGGAQVTHYGQRLIQLYDLLAQIQQKAFDVLRQDELPLDSLLAAISRFSLQTSARNQFFGTVIERDHHQVQQHVNLLLADGKTHLAVALTEQSANRLQLAPGKEVLALIKAPWVKLTTDPALAHAADNHLPGCVSHIQPGPDHSEVLVQLAGGETLCATLTNQELQQLQLSTGMAVTALFNADRVIIATLC, from the coding sequence ATGCAGGCCGAAATCCTCCTCACCATTAAACTTCAGCAAAAGCTCTTTGCCGATCCACGGCGTATCGCGCTGCTCAAACAGGTGCTGAACTCCGGCTCCATCAGCCAGGGCGCCAAACTGGCAGGCATCAGCTATAAAAGCGCCTGGGATGCGATTAATGAAATGAACCAACTGGCGGATCACCCGGTGGTGGAAAGCGTAACCGGCGGCAAAGGCGGCGGCGGCGCGCAGGTCACCCACTACGGCCAGCGGTTAATCCAGCTCTACGATCTGCTGGCGCAGATCCAGCAAAAAGCGTTCGACGTGCTGCGCCAGGATGAGCTGCCGCTGGATAGTCTGTTGGCGGCCATCTCCCGTTTTTCCCTGCAAACCAGCGCCCGTAACCAGTTCTTCGGCACGGTTATCGAACGCGATCACCACCAGGTTCAGCAGCACGTCAACCTGCTGTTGGCCGATGGCAAAACCCACCTGGCCGTCGCGCTCACGGAGCAAAGCGCCAACCGCCTGCAATTGGCCCCCGGCAAAGAAGTGCTGGCGTTGATCAAGGCGCCCTGGGTGAAACTGACGACCGATCCGGCATTAGCCCACGCGGCGGATAATCATCTGCCGGGCTGCGTAAGCCATATCCAGCCCGGCCCCGATCACAGTGAAGTGCTGGTGCAACTGGCCGGCGGCGAAACGCTGTGCGCGACGCTCACCAATCAGGAACTGCAGCAGTTGCAGCTAAGCACGGGCATGGCGGTGACCGCGTTGTTCAATGCCGATCGCGTGATTATCGCCACGCTGTGCTAG
- the modF gene encoding molybdate ABC transporter ATP-binding protein ModF — protein sequence MSSLQISQGSFRISDTRTLALDALTIDSGDSWAFVGANGSGKSALARALAGELVLLHGEQHSTFHRVVRISFEQLQKLVSEEWQRNNTDMLSPGEDDTGRTCSEIIQEEVQDAARCAQLAAQFGISALLSRRFKYLSTGETRKTLLCRALMPQPDLLILDEPFDGLDVNSRAQLAALLATLSQQGYTLVLVLNRFDDIPDFVQQVGVLADCTLTNTGPRAEVMAEALVAQLAHSEHLDGLALPETETPAQETKPPQDQPLIVLRDGVVSYNERPILNHLDWQVNHGEHWQIIGPNGAGKSTLLSLITGDHPQGYSNDLSLFGRRRGSGETIWDIKRHIGYVSSSLHLDYRVSASVRNVITSGFFDSIGIYQAVSDRHRQLAGQWLALLGFSQTQGDAPFHSLSWGQQRLVLIARALVKHPALLILDEPLQGLDPLNRQLVRRFVDVLISQGSTQLLFVSHHAEDAPQCITHRLAFIPDGEHYRYQHQQLA from the coding sequence ATGTCGTCGTTGCAGATTTCGCAAGGTTCGTTCCGCATTAGTGATACCCGTACGCTGGCGCTGGATGCGCTGACCATTGATTCAGGTGACAGTTGGGCGTTTGTCGGCGCCAACGGCAGTGGGAAGTCTGCTCTGGCGCGCGCCCTGGCCGGCGAACTGGTGCTGCTGCACGGCGAGCAGCACAGCACCTTTCATCGCGTGGTGCGCATTTCATTCGAACAACTGCAAAAGCTGGTCAGCGAAGAATGGCAGCGCAACAACACCGATATGCTCAGCCCCGGCGAAGACGACACGGGCCGAACCTGCAGCGAAATCATCCAGGAAGAGGTGCAAGATGCGGCCCGTTGCGCGCAGTTGGCCGCACAGTTTGGCATCAGCGCCCTGCTCTCCCGCCGCTTCAAATACCTTTCCACCGGTGAAACCCGTAAAACGCTGCTGTGCCGTGCATTGATGCCACAGCCGGACTTGCTGATCCTGGATGAACCCTTTGACGGCCTGGACGTCAATTCACGGGCGCAGTTGGCGGCGTTGTTGGCCACGCTGTCGCAGCAGGGCTATACGCTGGTGTTGGTGCTGAACCGCTTTGATGATATCCCGGATTTCGTTCAGCAGGTCGGCGTGCTGGCGGACTGCACCCTGACCAACACCGGCCCACGCGCCGAGGTTATGGCCGAAGCGCTGGTGGCGCAGTTGGCGCACAGTGAACACCTTGACGGCCTGGCGCTGCCGGAAACCGAAACACCAGCGCAGGAAACCAAACCGCCGCAGGATCAACCGCTGATTGTGCTGCGCGACGGCGTGGTCAGCTACAATGAACGGCCGATCCTCAACCACCTGGATTGGCAGGTGAACCACGGTGAACACTGGCAAATTATCGGGCCGAACGGCGCAGGGAAATCCACCCTGCTCAGCCTGATCACCGGCGATCACCCGCAGGGTTACAGCAACGATCTGTCGCTGTTCGGCCGCCGGCGCGGCAGCGGTGAAACCATCTGGGATATCAAACGCCACATCGGCTACGTCAGCAGCAGCCTGCATCTGGACTACCGCGTCAGCGCCAGCGTACGCAACGTCATTACCTCTGGTTTCTTTGATTCGATCGGTATCTATCAGGCGGTGTCCGATCGCCATCGCCAGTTGGCGGGCCAATGGCTGGCGCTGCTGGGGTTCAGCCAGACCCAGGGGGATGCCCCCTTCCACAGCCTTTCCTGGGGGCAACAGCGCCTGGTTCTGATCGCCCGCGCCCTGGTCAAACACCCGGCGCTGCTGATCCTCGACGAGCCGTTGCAGGGGCTTGATCCGCTCAATCGTCAGTTGGTGCGCCGCTTTGTCGATGTGCTGATAAGCCAGGGCAGCACCCAACTGCTGTTTGTCTCGCACCATGCGGAAGATGCCCCGCAGTGCATTACCCACCGCCTGGCCTTCATCCCCGATGGCGAGCACTACCGCTACCAACACCAGCAACTGGCTTAG
- a CDS encoding cysteine hydrolase family protein: protein MSAALIVVDLIEDFAGAKGRANHCYPQAVARDLIAHINVATAYARVRKIPVIWVRTGFADDYHDMPPHSPLFNHLKQTGALRLSNGGCHWLHGLDQQPEDLLFDKKAVSAFAGNNLLAWLRGQRCHHLLIAGVSTPLAIESSVRQAHDAGFKVSVLQDLCAAPTQELHQQSLDTLQNFADISQSQRWMKG from the coding sequence ATGTCCGCTGCGCTAATCGTTGTCGATCTTATTGAAGATTTTGCCGGCGCCAAAGGCCGTGCCAATCACTGCTACCCGCAGGCCGTGGCGCGGGATCTGATAGCCCACATCAATGTGGCCACCGCCTATGCCCGCGTGCGCAAGATCCCGGTGATATGGGTGCGCACCGGCTTTGCCGACGACTACCACGATATGCCGCCGCACTCGCCGCTGTTTAACCACCTCAAGCAAACCGGGGCGCTACGCCTGAGCAACGGCGGCTGCCATTGGCTGCACGGGCTGGATCAGCAGCCGGAGGATCTGCTGTTTGATAAAAAGGCTGTCAGCGCCTTCGCCGGCAACAATCTCTTGGCCTGGCTGCGCGGCCAGCGCTGCCACCACCTGCTGATAGCCGGCGTCAGCACTCCGTTGGCGATCGAAAGCAGCGTGCGCCAGGCGCATGACGCCGGTTTCAAAGTGTCTGTGTTACAGGATTTATGTGCGGCGCCCACCCAGGAACTGCACCAGCAAAGCCTGGATACGTTGCAAAACTTCGCGGATATCAGCCAGTCGCAACGTTGGATGAAAGGATAA
- a CDS encoding sucrose-specific PTS transporter subunit IIBC, protein MDINATANALLPLLGGKENIASAAHCATRLRLVLSDDSLADKAAIEKLDGVKGCFHNAGQMQIIFGTGLVNKVHAAFIQAAGISESSKSEAANIAAKKLNPLQRLARLLSNIFVPIIPAIVASGLLMGLLGMVKTYGWADANSALFVMLDMFSSAAFIILPILIGFTAAREFGGNPYLGATLGGILTHPALTNAWGVAGGFQTMNFFGLDVAMIGYQGTVFPVLLAVWFMSQLEKRLRKIIPDALDLILTPFLTVIISGFIAMLFIGPAGRALGDGISLVLSTLIAHAGWLAGLLFGGLYSVIVITGIHHSFHAIEAGLLGNPNIGVNFLLPIWAMANVAQGGACLAVYFKTRDAKIKAIVIPSSFSCLLGITEAAIFGINLRFMKPFIAALIGGALGGAWVVAMHVNMTAVGLTGLPGMAIAQAGSLLNYTIGMVIAFAGAFVISLLLKYKTDGQ, encoded by the coding sequence ATGGACATTAACGCTACAGCAAACGCGTTGCTTCCCCTCTTGGGCGGGAAAGAAAATATCGCCAGCGCCGCACACTGCGCCACCCGGTTGCGCCTGGTGCTCAGCGACGACAGCCTGGCGGATAAAGCCGCTATTGAAAAGCTTGATGGGGTAAAAGGCTGTTTCCATAATGCCGGCCAGATGCAGATTATTTTTGGCACCGGGCTGGTCAATAAAGTGCATGCAGCCTTTATTCAGGCCGCCGGTATTAGCGAATCCAGCAAATCTGAAGCCGCCAACATCGCCGCCAAAAAGCTGAACCCGCTGCAGCGCCTGGCACGTTTACTGTCGAACATCTTCGTACCGATCATCCCCGCCATCGTGGCCTCCGGCCTGTTGATGGGGCTGCTTGGTATGGTGAAAACCTACGGCTGGGCCGATGCCAACAGCGCACTGTTTGTGATGCTGGACATGTTCAGCTCGGCGGCGTTTATCATTCTGCCGATCCTGATTGGCTTTACGGCGGCGCGTGAGTTTGGCGGCAATCCTTACCTGGGCGCCACGCTGGGCGGCATCCTGACTCACCCGGCGTTGACCAACGCCTGGGGCGTTGCCGGCGGCTTCCAGACGATGAATTTCTTTGGCCTGGATGTGGCGATGATCGGCTATCAGGGCACGGTTTTCCCGGTCTTGCTGGCGGTGTGGTTTATGAGCCAGCTGGAAAAACGCCTGCGCAAGATCATCCCTGACGCACTGGATCTGATCCTGACGCCGTTTCTGACGGTAATTATCTCCGGCTTTATCGCCATGCTGTTTATCGGCCCGGCAGGCCGCGCCCTGGGCGACGGCATCTCGTTGGTGCTTAGCACCCTGATCGCTCATGCCGGTTGGCTGGCGGGCCTGCTGTTCGGCGGTCTGTATTCCGTTATTGTGATCACCGGCATCCACCACAGCTTCCACGCCATTGAAGCTGGGCTGTTGGGCAATCCCAATATTGGCGTGAATTTCCTGTTGCCGATTTGGGCGATGGCGAACGTCGCGCAGGGGGGCGCCTGTTTGGCGGTGTATTTCAAAACCCGTGACGCCAAAATCAAAGCGATTGTGATCCCGTCTTCGTTCTCTTGCCTGCTGGGCATTACCGAAGCGGCGATTTTCGGCATCAACCTGCGCTTTATGAAACCGTTTATTGCCGCGTTGATCGGCGGGGCGCTCGGCGGTGCCTGGGTGGTGGCGATGCACGTCAATATGACGGCGGTAGGGCTGACCGGCCTGCCGGGCATGGCTATCGCCCAGGCCGGATCGTTGCTTAATTACACCATCGGTATGGTGATCGCTTTTGCCGGGGCGTTTGTTATCTCGCTGCTGTTGAAATACAAAACCGACGGCCAATAA
- a CDS encoding carbohydrate porin — protein sequence MIKRSYLAVTMGLILSGSAMAASTTDSLEARLNALEKRLQLAEQRAAQAEARADAAEKQTQQLATRTTQAEQKTAQVAQKTADLASQNKVANGFEFHGYARSGLSTNGSPRSSLVDIGPGMTPAGSTGGHVGRLGNEDDTYVEMKLEHKQKLDNGATTRFKVMMADGQRSYNDWTASTSDLNVREAFVELGSLPSFTGALKDSTIWAGKRFDRDNFDIHWIDSDVIFLAGTGGGIYDVKWADNFKSNFSLYGRSLGDIEGLDDSIQNYILTANNYVGPFQFMLSGLRAKDNDARANTGHNSAYTVTNNNAGDTGYHAMLAWHGDSFYGLRNGTSTTALLYGHGLGAEVKSIGSDGNLTDDASTWRLATYGTTSLNKTWSFAPSVLAQTSKDRYIKGDSYDWVTFNARFIQEINQNFALAYEGSYQYMDLDPQGYLSRNHVSGGFYKLTFAPTFKVGDIADFFSRPELRVFASWMDWDKRLDNYATDDAFGAKGFTAGGEWNFGVQMETWF from the coding sequence ATGATAAAACGCAGTTATCTTGCTGTAACGATGGGTCTGATACTTTCTGGTTCCGCGATGGCGGCATCGACCACCGATAGCCTTGAAGCACGGCTAAATGCGCTCGAAAAACGCCTGCAACTGGCGGAACAGCGCGCGGCGCAGGCGGAAGCCCGCGCCGATGCGGCAGAAAAACAGACGCAACAGCTGGCGACGCGCACAACGCAGGCCGAGCAAAAAACCGCGCAGGTCGCGCAAAAAACGGCTGATCTGGCCAGCCAGAATAAAGTCGCCAATGGCTTTGAATTTCACGGCTATGCCCGTTCCGGCTTGTCGACCAACGGCTCGCCGCGCAGCTCCCTGGTTGATATTGGGCCAGGGATGACGCCGGCAGGCAGCACCGGCGGCCACGTCGGCCGTCTGGGCAATGAAGATGATACGTATGTTGAAATGAAGTTGGAGCACAAACAGAAGTTGGATAACGGGGCGACCACCCGTTTCAAAGTGATGATGGCCGACGGCCAGCGCAGCTATAACGACTGGACGGCGTCCACCAGCGATCTCAACGTGCGTGAAGCGTTTGTCGAGTTGGGTTCGCTGCCAAGCTTCACCGGCGCATTGAAAGACAGCACAATCTGGGCGGGTAAGCGTTTTGATCGCGATAATTTCGATATCCACTGGATCGACTCCGATGTGATCTTCCTCGCCGGTACCGGCGGCGGTATCTACGACGTGAAATGGGCGGATAACTTCAAGAGTAACTTCTCGCTATATGGCCGCAGTCTGGGCGATATCGAAGGGCTGGATGACAGCATCCAGAACTACATTCTGACGGCCAATAACTACGTTGGCCCGTTCCAGTTCATGCTCAGCGGCTTGCGCGCCAAAGACAATGATGCGCGGGCAAATACCGGCCATAACAGCGCTTATACCGTGACCAACAACAACGCGGGCGATACCGGTTACCATGCGATGCTGGCCTGGCACGGCGACAGTTTCTACGGGCTACGCAACGGCACCTCGACAACCGCACTGCTGTATGGCCACGGTCTGGGGGCCGAGGTGAAGTCTATCGGTTCCGACGGCAACCTGACCGATGATGCCAGCACCTGGCGCCTGGCCACCTATGGCACCACTTCGCTGAATAAAACCTGGAGTTTCGCACCTTCTGTTTTGGCGCAGACCAGTAAGGACCGCTACATCAAAGGCGACAGCTATGACTGGGTCACCTTCAACGCCCGCTTCATCCAGGAAATTAACCAGAACTTTGCGCTGGCTTACGAGGGCAGCTACCAATATATGGATCTTGATCCGCAAGGTTACCTGAGCCGTAACCACGTGAGCGGCGGGTTCTATAAATTGACGTTTGCGCCAACGTTTAAGGTGGGCGACATCGCCGATTTCTTCAGCCGCCCGGAACTGCGCGTCTTCGCCTCCTGGATGGATTGGGATAAGCGGCTGGATAACTACGCCACGGATGATGCATTCGGCGCCAAAGGCTTTACCGCTGGCGGTGAATGGAACTTTGGCGTCCAGATGGAAACCTGGTTCTAA
- a CDS encoding CPBP family intramembrane glutamic endopeptidase translates to MWGVLSASLFFLPFNQLVAWLILLASVGMGIYHHIITPTGLGILAGFAVLIGLKLRYRQPSALSIALEAILVIGAIALFCHLLPGFNNPVMIDGQPGPLSASFKLYYNFDKALLPFLLFACLPTLFNAAQADKNATPVAWLLLILSIPVLLLLAVGLGGLKIELHAPEWILAFLMANLFFVAMAEEALFRGYLQQRLRQWLGAYPALIITALAFGAAHLAGGMLLVGFATLAGLIYGLAWMWSGRLWVPILFHFGLNVIHLLFFTYPHYLHA, encoded by the coding sequence ATGTGGGGAGTTCTTTCGGCTTCATTATTTTTCTTGCCCTTCAATCAGCTTGTCGCCTGGCTGATTCTTCTCGCCTCCGTGGGAATGGGGATTTATCACCATATCATTACCCCCACGGGCTTAGGCATTTTGGCGGGGTTTGCGGTGCTGATTGGGCTTAAGTTGCGCTATCGGCAGCCATCCGCATTGTCCATTGCGCTGGAAGCCATACTGGTGATCGGCGCCATCGCCCTGTTTTGCCATCTGCTCCCCGGTTTTAATAACCCAGTGATGATTGATGGCCAGCCCGGGCCGCTGAGTGCATCATTCAAACTGTATTACAACTTCGATAAGGCGCTGCTCCCCTTCCTGCTGTTTGCCTGCTTGCCCACGCTGTTTAATGCCGCCCAGGCAGACAAAAACGCTACCCCGGTCGCCTGGCTGCTGCTGATCCTGTCCATCCCGGTGCTGCTGCTGCTGGCCGTGGGCCTGGGTGGGTTGAAAATCGAACTGCATGCGCCAGAATGGATACTGGCGTTCCTGATGGCCAACCTGTTTTTCGTCGCCATGGCGGAAGAAGCGCTGTTCCGCGGCTACCTGCAACAGCGCCTGCGCCAATGGCTGGGCGCCTATCCGGCGTTGATTATCACCGCGCTGGCGTTTGGCGCCGCCCATCTGGCCGGCGGTATGCTGCTGGTGGGCTTCGCGACCCTGGCCGGGCTGATCTATGGGCTGGCCTGGATGTGGAGTGGGCGCCTGTGGGTACCGATCCTGTTCCACTTTGGCCTGAACGTCATACATCTGCTGTTTTTCACCTATCCACACTACCTGCACGCCTGA
- the galT gene encoding galactose-1-phosphate uridylyltransferase: MTEFNPIDHPHRRFNPLTGQWVLVSPHRAKRPWQGQQEAPARLTLPAHDAQCFLCPGNTRVTGDKNPDYSGTYVFTNDFAALMSDTPPAPENSDPLMRCQSARGTSRVICFSPDHSKTLPQLSLPALEQVIAAWQQQTAELGQRYPWVQVFENKGAAMGCSNPHPHGQVWANSFLPNEAEREDHLQREYLTQHGSVMLMDYVQREQADGRRTVVETEHWLAVVPYWAAWPFETLLLPKAPVQRLPDLSHGQCQDLALALKKLTSRYDNLFQCSFPYSMGWHGAPFNGADNRHWQLHAHFYPPLLRSATVRKFMVGYEMLAETQRDLTAEQAAERLRAVSDTHYLEAGE; this comes from the coding sequence ATGACGGAGTTTAATCCTATCGATCACCCGCATCGCCGTTTTAATCCGCTCACCGGCCAGTGGGTATTGGTATCGCCGCACCGCGCCAAACGCCCCTGGCAAGGGCAACAAGAAGCCCCGGCACGGCTGACATTGCCCGCACACGATGCCCAGTGCTTTCTTTGCCCCGGCAATACCCGCGTTACTGGTGACAAAAACCCAGATTATTCGGGCACCTACGTGTTCACCAATGACTTTGCCGCCCTGATGAGCGACACCCCGCCGGCGCCGGAAAACAGCGATCCGTTGATGCGTTGCCAAAGCGCACGCGGCACCAGCCGGGTCATCTGCTTTTCCCCCGATCACAGTAAAACGCTGCCGCAGCTTTCCCTGCCGGCGCTGGAACAGGTGATTGCCGCCTGGCAACAGCAGACCGCCGAGCTGGGCCAACGTTACCCTTGGGTGCAGGTGTTTGAGAACAAAGGCGCAGCGATGGGCTGCTCTAACCCGCACCCGCACGGCCAGGTATGGGCCAACAGCTTTTTGCCGAACGAAGCTGAACGTGAAGACCACCTGCAACGCGAGTATCTCACCCAGCACGGCAGCGTGATGCTGATGGACTATGTGCAACGCGAGCAGGCCGATGGCCGCCGCACCGTGGTGGAAACCGAGCACTGGCTGGCCGTGGTGCCCTACTGGGCCGCCTGGCCGTTTGAAACCCTTCTGCTGCCCAAGGCGCCAGTGCAACGCCTGCCCGATTTAAGCCACGGCCAATGCCAGGATTTGGCGCTGGCGCTGAAAAAGCTGACCAGCCGTTACGACAATCTGTTCCAGTGCTCTTTCCCCTATTCCATGGGCTGGCATGGCGCGCCATTCAACGGCGCCGATAACCGGCACTGGCAACTGCACGCCCACTTTTATCCGCCGTTGTTGCGCTCCGCCACGGTACGCAAATTTATGGTGGGCTACGAAATGCTGGCGGAAACCCAACGCGATCTCACCGCGGAGCAAGCGGCAGAGCGGCTGCGCGCCGTTAGCGATACCCATTACCTTGAAGCCGGAGAGTGA
- the galK gene encoding galactokinase, which translates to MSLKNHTQNAFVQHFGYPPALTVQAPGRVNLIGEHTDYNDGFVLPCAIDYQTVISSAKRDDGQIRALAADYDNQQDLFSLASPITPHPDWQWANYVRGVVKHLLNRCSDFGGADLVISGNVPQGAGLSSSASLEVAVGQALQALYGLPLDGVTLALNGQEAENQFVGCNCGIMDQLISALGKQDHALLIDCRSLATQAVSMPENVAVVIINSNVKRGLVDSEYNTRRKQCEEAARFFGVKALRDVDEEQFAGSHAGLDPIVAKRARHVITENARTLAAANALAAGDLQQMGLLMAQSHASMRDDFEITVPPINALVEIVKSVIGERGGVRMTGGGFGGCVVALMPQELVASVREAVAREYPLRTNGLTETFYVCQASQGASQC; encoded by the coding sequence ATGAGTTTGAAAAACCATACCCAAAACGCCTTTGTACAACACTTCGGCTATCCACCGGCTCTGACCGTTCAGGCTCCGGGGCGGGTGAACCTGATTGGCGAACATACCGATTACAACGACGGCTTTGTGCTGCCCTGCGCCATTGATTACCAAACGGTTATCAGCTCAGCAAAACGTGACGATGGTCAAATTCGTGCGCTGGCGGCGGACTATGATAATCAGCAGGATCTGTTTTCCCTCGCCAGCCCGATAACACCGCACCCCGATTGGCAATGGGCGAACTACGTGCGCGGCGTGGTAAAACACCTGCTAAACCGTTGCAGCGATTTCGGCGGCGCGGATCTGGTGATCAGCGGTAATGTGCCCCAGGGTGCCGGCCTGAGTTCCTCGGCTTCACTGGAGGTTGCCGTTGGCCAAGCCTTGCAGGCGCTGTATGGCCTGCCGCTTGACGGCGTGACGCTGGCGCTGAATGGGCAGGAAGCAGAAAACCAGTTCGTTGGCTGTAACTGCGGCATTATGGATCAGCTTATTTCGGCATTGGGCAAACAGGATCACGCGCTGTTGATCGACTGCCGCTCTCTGGCCACCCAAGCCGTATCCATGCCGGAAAACGTGGCCGTGGTGATCATCAACTCCAACGTTAAACGCGGCCTGGTGGACAGCGAATACAACACCCGCCGCAAACAGTGCGAAGAAGCCGCGCGGTTTTTTGGCGTTAAAGCGCTGCGCGATGTTGATGAGGAGCAGTTCGCAGGCAGCCATGCGGGGTTGGATCCGATCGTTGCCAAGCGGGCGCGCCATGTGATCACTGAAAACGCGCGCACGCTGGCCGCCGCAAATGCGCTGGCGGCGGGCGATCTGCAGCAGATGGGGCTGTTGATGGCGCAATCACACGCTTCAATGCGTGACGACTTTGAGATTACCGTACCGCCTATCAACGCATTAGTGGAGATCGTTAAATCGGTGATAGGCGAACGCGGTGGGGTGCGTATGACCGGCGGCGGCTTTGGCGGTTGCGTCGTGGCGCTGATGCCCCAGGAACTGGTCGCATCGGTACGCGAAGCCGTAGCGCGCGAATACCCACTGCGGACCAACGGCCTTACTGAAACCTTTTACGTGTGCCAAGCATCACAAGGAGCGAGCCAATGTTAA